The DNA window GGGTGGACGAGACTCccggccccccccaccccaaggcacCACCTCGATGCTCTTTCAGTCCCCGGAACTCACGGCACGAGGGCTCCTTTGCCCGGCAACGGAGCCCGTACACATACAAGGGCTCGGTGCCCAGTCCCTCACAGAGGCCCCAGTCGCTTGATGCCACACAGGTGCCATCACCGCTTCCGTTGGCCCAGCCATCCACACCCCCTGTGCGGCGACTGGAGCTGCTGCCCAGTGCAGAGAGCCCGGTGCGCTGGCTAGAACAGCCTGAGGGCCACCAGCGGCTCTCAGGGCCAGGCTGCAAGGCAGGGCTGCCCCCAGCCGAGCCTCTCCTGCCCCGGGCAGGCTTCTCCCCAGACTCCTCCAAGGCAGACAGCGATGCTGCCTCCTCCGGTGGCTCGGacagcaaaaagaagaagaggtaCCGGCCTCGTGACTACACGGTTAATTTGGACGGGCAAGTGGCCGAGGCGGGCGTCAAACCTGTCCGGTTAAAAGAGCGGAAGCTCACCTTTGACCCCATGACAAGACAGATCAAACCTCTGACCCAGAAAGAGCCAGTGCGGGCCGACAGCCCTGTGCACACAGAGCAGCCCAGGACAGAGCTGGACAAACCCGAGGCCAAGGCCAACCTCCAGAGCCCTTTTGAACAGACGAACTGGAAGGAGCTGTCGCGCAACGAGATCATCCAATCGTACCTGAGCCGGCAGAGCAGCCTGCTCTCATCATCGGGTGCGCAGACCCCAGGGGCTCACCACTTCATGTCCGAGTACCTGAAGCAGGAGGAGAGCACTCGGCGTGGGGCCCGGAAGCCACACGTGCTGGTGCCTCACGGCCCACCCACGGACCTCCCTGGGCTGAGCCGAGAGGTCACACAGGACGATCTGGACAGAATCCAGGCCCACCAGTGGCCAGGGGTGAATGGGTGTCAGGACACACAGGGTAACTGGTATGACTGGACGCAGTGCATATCGCTCGACCCGCACGGCGACGACGGGCGGTTGAACATTCTGCCTTATGTCTGCTTGGACTGACCGTCCCGCGGGCTCTAAGTGCATTCCCACCTTGCAGTTAGCCGTGGAGGGTGGGGCGCCAGGACCCTGCCACCTCCAGTGGTTGGGAATCCAGGGAGTCCGGcctggggcgggagggagggggcgaGAGTCTCTAGGTCTCTCCGTGCTCTTCCCTCAAAATTCTCCTTCTTTTGTGAAATGCTGCTACCAGTTTACTAacaaaattgcaaaggaaggacCGTGTGGAAGGAAGGCCAGCAAAGTGAGTTCAGAACTCTATAGCAAACCAGCTATAAAAAGCGTTAGTTCCCCACCTCAGAAGAGGTGTGGACGCTGCCCAGCCCCCATGAGCTGGGACCTCAGTTGCAGGCAGGCAGAGAAAACCTGTGGAAGAGGTTACCTTTAACACAGCAACAGAAGCACGCATCTCATctctttgcattttctgttttttaatgtggCCCTGAGTGAGGCAGTGGGCAACACTGCAGCCTCTGTTTGCACCCCACC is part of the Sus scrofa isolate TJ Tabasco breed Duroc chromosome 2, Sscrofa11.1, whole genome shotgun sequence genome and encodes:
- the MED26 gene encoding mediator of RNA polymerase II transcription subunit 26 isoform X3, whose translation is MVAVQEVISSLEKYPITKEALEETRLGKLINDVRKKTKNEELAKRAKKLLRSWQKLIEPVHQNEATLRGLAGATGSANGGAHNCRPEAGAAGPPKSIHDLKNRNDIQRLPGQRLDRLGSRKRRGDQRDLGHPGPPPKVSKASHDSLVPNLSPLPTNGISGSPESFPGSLDGSGHAGPEGSRLEHSENDKHSGKIPINAVRPHTSSPGLGKPPGPCLQTKAVLLQQLDRVDETPGPPHPKAPPRCSFSPRNSRHEGSFARQRSPYTYKGSVPSPSQRPQSLDATQVPSPLPLAQPSTPPVRRLELLPSAESPVRWLEQPEGHQRLSGPGCKAGLPPAEPLLPRAGFSPDSSKADSDAASSGGSDSKKKKRYRPRDYTVNLDGQVAEAGVKPVRLKERKLTFDPMTRQIKPLTQKEPVRADSPVHTEQPRTELDKPEAKANLQSPFEQTNWKELSRNEIIQSYLSRQSSLLSSSGAQTPGAHHFMSEYLKQEESTRRGARKPHVLVPHGPPTDLPGLSREVTQDDLDRIQAHQWPGVNGCQDTQGNWYDWTQCISLDPHGDDGRLNILPYVCLD
- the MED26 gene encoding mediator of RNA polymerase II transcription subunit 26 isoform X1: MTAAPPSPQQIRDRLLQAIDPQSNQIRNMVAVQEVISSLEKYPITKEALEETRLGKLINDVRKKTKNEELAKRAKKLLRSWQKLIEPVHQNEATLRGLAGATGSANGGAHNCRPEAGAAGPPKSIHDLKNRNDIQRLPGQRLDRLGSRKRRGDQRDLGHPGPPPKVSKASHDSLVPNLSPLPTNGISGSPESFPGSLDGSGHAGPEGSRLEHSENDKHSGKIPINAVRPHTSSPGLGKPPGPCLQTKAVLLQQLDRVDETPGPPHPKAPPRCSFSPRNSRHEGSFARQRSPYTYKGSVPSPSQRPQSLDATQVPSPLPLAQPSTPPVRRLELLPSAESPVRWLEQPEGHQRLSGPGCKAGLPPAEPLLPRAGFSPDSSKADSDAASSGGSDSKKKKRYRPRDYTVNLDGQVAEAGVKPVRLKERKLTFDPMTRQIKPLTQKEPVRADSPVHTEQPRTELDKPEAKANLQSPFEQTNWKELSRNEIIQSYLSRQSSLLSSSGAQTPGAHHFMSEYLKQEESTRRGARKPHVLVPHGPPTDLPGLSREVTQDDLDRIQAHQWPGVNGCQDTQGNWYDWTQCISLDPHGDDGRLNILPYVCLD
- the MED26 gene encoding mediator of RNA polymerase II transcription subunit 26 isoform X2; its protein translation is MTAAPPSPQQIRDRLLQAIDPQSNIRNMVAVQEVISSLEKYPITKEALEETRLGKLINDVRKKTKNEELAKRAKKLLRSWQKLIEPVHQNEATLRGLAGATGSANGGAHNCRPEAGAAGPPKSIHDLKNRNDIQRLPGQRLDRLGSRKRRGDQRDLGHPGPPPKVSKASHDSLVPNLSPLPTNGISGSPESFPGSLDGSGHAGPEGSRLEHSENDKHSGKIPINAVRPHTSSPGLGKPPGPCLQTKAVLLQQLDRVDETPGPPHPKAPPRCSFSPRNSRHEGSFARQRSPYTYKGSVPSPSQRPQSLDATQVPSPLPLAQPSTPPVRRLELLPSAESPVRWLEQPEGHQRLSGPGCKAGLPPAEPLLPRAGFSPDSSKADSDAASSGGSDSKKKKRYRPRDYTVNLDGQVAEAGVKPVRLKERKLTFDPMTRQIKPLTQKEPVRADSPVHTEQPRTELDKPEAKANLQSPFEQTNWKELSRNEIIQSYLSRQSSLLSSSGAQTPGAHHFMSEYLKQEESTRRGARKPHVLVPHGPPTDLPGLSREVTQDDLDRIQAHQWPGVNGCQDTQGNWYDWTQCISLDPHGDDGRLNILPYVCLD